In Aptenodytes patagonicus chromosome 6, bAptPat1.pri.cur, whole genome shotgun sequence, one genomic interval encodes:
- the DBR1 gene encoding lariat debranching enzyme, giving the protein MKVAVAGCCHGALDKMYETLELLQRRHNVRPDLLLCCGDFQAVRNEADLRCMAVPAKYRHMQTFYRYYSGEKKAPVLTVFIGGNHEASNHLQELPYGGWVAPNIYYLGYAGVVRFRGVRIGGISGIFKSHDYRKGHFECPPYNQQTIRSAYHVRNIEVFKLKQLKRPIDIFMSHDWPRSIYHYGNKKQLLKMKSFFRQEVESNTLGSPAASELLQHLKPTYWFSAHLHVKFAAFMQHQTNSKEELPKATKFLALDKCLPHRDFLQIIDIEHDPSAGDSLEYDAEWIAVLKATNSLVNVTQSSWNMPEKNGLHAKWDYSATEEAIKEVLEELNHNLKIPCNFTLTAACYDPSKPQKHVEPVHTINPQTTEFCAQFGLTDINDRIQQAKEEGSVRGEYEEEEEEEEMDSTGSAEEPSEYNTDNSGLSSINPDEIMLDEEGGDEDLSTCSVDPSPDHPPDFSASFSDIRIMPDSMAVSSDDAMDSTNEELEKSGVSKQVEEKSLNERPLKRIGGNENGNSGIKKIKRRNQAIYAAEDEDKTE; this is encoded by the exons ATGAAGGTGGCGGTGGCGGGGTGCTGCCATGGCGCCCTGGACAAGATGTACGAGACGCTGGAGCTGCTGCAGCGGCGGCACAACGTGCGGCCcgatctgctgctctgctgcggCGACTTCCAGGCCGTGCGCAACGAGGCGGACCTGCGCTGCATGGCCGTGCCCGCCAAGTACCGCCACATGCAGACCTTCTACCG GTACTACTCCGGCGAGAAGAAGGCCCCGGTCCTCACGGTGTTCATCGGTGGGAACCATGAGGCGTCCAACCACCTGCAGGAGCTGCCCTACGGCGGGTGGGTGGCGCCCAACATCTACTACCTCG GTTACGCGGGCGTGGTGCGGTTCCGCGGCGTGAGGATCGGCGGCATCTCGGGCATCTTCAAGTCTCACGACTACCGGAAAG GCCACTTTGAGTGTCCACCATACAACCAGCAAACAATTAGAAGCGCTTACCACGTGAGGAATATTGAAGTCTTCAAACTCAAGCAG TTAAAGCGTCCAATTGATATATTTATGTCACATGACTGGCCAAGGAGCATATATCACTATGGAAACAAGAAAcagcttcttaaaatgaaatcCTTCTTCCGTCAAGAAGTGGAGAGCAACACATTAGGAAGCCCTGCTGCTTCAGAGCTTCTGCAGCATCTGAAACCCACCTACTGGTTCTCAGCACATCTTCATGTTAAATTTGCAGCTTTCATGCAACACCag ACAAACTCCAAAGAAGAGCTACCAAAAGCAACAAAGTTTTTGGCTCTGGATAAATGCCTGCCGCACAGAGACTTTCTGCAG ataataGACATAGAGCATGATCCTAGTGCAGGTGACTCGCTGGAGTATGATGCTGAGTGGATTGCAGTCCTCAAGGCCACCAACAGTCTTGTTAATGTGACTCAGAGCTCATGGAATATGCCTGAGAAGAATGGCCTCCATGCAAA GTGGGATTACAGTGCGACAGAAGAAGCCATCAAAGAAGTGTTAGAAGAATTGAATCATAACCTCAAAATTCCTTGTAACTTCACGTTGACAGCTGCTTGTTATGATCCCAGCAAGCCCCAAAAACACGTGGAACCTGTTCATACCATCAATCCACAGACCACTGAGTTTTGTGCCCAGTTTGGCCTCACTGACATCAATGACAGGATCCAGCAAGCTAAAGAAGAGGGCTCAGTACGAGGAGAatatgaagaggaggaggaggaagaggagatggacAGTACTGGGTCAGCAGAGGAACCCAGTGAATATAATACAGATAATTCTGGACTTTCATCCATTAATCCAGATGAAATAATGCTGGATGAAGAAGGTGGCGATGAAGACTTGAGTACATGTTCTGTAGATCCTTCCCCTGATCATCCTCCTGACTTTTCTGCAAGTTTTTCTGACATCCGGATCATGCCAGATTCCATGGCGGTATCATCTGATGATGCTATGGATTCTACTAATGAGGAACTGGAGAAATCTGGTGTGAGTAAGCAGGTGGAAGAGAAGAGCTTAAATGAGAGACCATTAAAGCGTATTGGTGGtaatgaaaatggaaacagtggcattaaaaaaattaagagaaggAATCAAGCTATCTATGCTGCAGAGGATGAAGATAAAACAGAATAA